In a genomic window of Piliocolobus tephrosceles isolate RC106 chromosome 1, ASM277652v3, whole genome shotgun sequence:
- the KPRP gene encoding keratinocyte proline-rich protein, with protein sequence MCDQQQIQCCLPLQQCCVKGPSFCSSHSPFAQSQAVVRAPCEMQIVECPAPCPVQVCQVTDQTPCQSQTTQVKCQSKTKQVKGQAPCQSKTTQVKGQAASQSQTSSVQSQAPCQSEVSYVQCEASQPVQTCFVECAPVCYTETCYVECPAQNYVTCPAPQPVQIYGGHPAVCRTQGRFSTQCQYQGSYSSCGPQFQSRAAYNNYTPQFQSRPSYSSCVPQYRSRASFSPCVPQCQIQGSYGSFTEQHRSRSNSRCLPSPRRLQLFPRSCSPPRRFEPCSSSYLPSRPSEGFPNYCTPPRRSEPIYNSRCPRQPISSCSQRRGPKCRIEISSPCCPRQVPPQRCPVEIPPIRGRSRSCGPQPSWGTSCPELRPHVEPRPLPSFCPPRRLDQRPESPLQRCPPPAPRPRLLPEPCISSEPRPRPLPRQRSEPCLYPEPLPAPRPIPRPVPRPRPAQCEIPEPRPHLQPCEHPEPRPRPEPIPLPAPCPSPEPCRQPWRSPSPCWGPNPVSYPGDLGCHESSPHRLDTEAPYCGPSSYNQGQESGAGCGPGDVFPERRGQDGHGDQGNAYAGVKGEAKSAYF encoded by the exons ATGTGTGACCAGCAGCAGATCCAGTGCTGCCTGCCGCTCCAACAGTGCTGCGTCAAGGGTCCCTCCTTCTGCTCCTCTCACTCCCCCTTTGCCCAGAGCCAAGCGGTGGTTCGAGCCCCTTGTGAGATGCAAATTGTGGAGTGCCCTGCACCATGCCCAGTTCAAGTTTGCCAGGTGACAGACCAGACTCCATGCCAGTCTCAGACCACACAGGTGAAGTGCCAGTCTAAGACCAAGCAGGTGAAAGGCCAGGCTCCGTGTCAGTCTAAGACCACCCAG GTGAAGGGCCAGGCTGCATCCCAGTCTCAAACTTCCTCTGTTCAAAGCCAGGCTCCATGCCAATCTGAGGTGTCCTATGTGCAGTGCGAAGCCTCACAGCCTGTTCAGACTTGCTTCGTAGAATGTGCTCCAGTTTGTTATACAGAAACTTGTTATGTAGAATGTCCAGCCCAGAACTATGTAACCTGTCCAGCTCCTCAGCCTGTCCAGATATATGGAGGGCATCCTGCAGTGTGCCGGACTCAGGGAAGGTTCTCCACCCAGTGCCAGTATCAAGGCTCCTACAGCAGTTGTGGCCCCCAGTTTCAGTCAAGGGCTGCCTACAACAACTACACCCCCCAGTTCCAGTCGAGGCCTTCCTACAGCAGCTGCGTCCCTCAGTATCGGTCCCGGGCTTCATTTAGCCCCTGTGTGCCCCAGTGCCAGATCCAGGGCTCCTATGGGAGCTTCACTGAACAGCACCGCTCGCGGAGCAACAGCCGATGCCTTCCTTCTCCTCGGCGGCTGCAGCTTTTTCCCCGCAGCTGTTCCCCACCACGACGTTTTGAGCCCTGCTCCAGCAGCTACCTGCCATCAAGACCCTCTGAAGGTTTTCCTAACTACTGCACCCCACCCCGCCGTTCTGAACCCATCTATAACAGTCGCTGTCCTCGCCAACCCATTTCCAGCTGCTCTCAGAGACGTGGCCCCAAGTGCCGAATCGAGATTTCCTCCCCGTGCTGCCCCAGGCAGGTTCCCCCACAGAGGTGTCCTGTTGAGATTCCTCCCATCAGAGGCCGCTCCCGGAGCTGTGGCCCGCAGCCCTCCTGGGGCACCTCCTGCCCCGAGCTGAGGCCACACGTAGAGCCACGTCCGCTCCCAAGCTTCTGTCCACCACGGCGTCTTGACCAGCGTCCAGAGTCACCACTGCAGCGATGTCCACCTCCTGCTCCACGTCCACGTCTGCTCCCAGAACCATGCATAAGTTCAGAACCACGCCCGCGTCCTCTACCACGACAACGTTCAGAACCTTGTTTGTATCCGGAACCACTTCCAGCACCACGTCCAATACCGCGGCCAGTTCCCCGTCCTCGCCCAGCGCAGTGTGAGATTCCAGAGCCACGTCCACACCTGCAGCCCTGTGAGCACCCAGAGCCTCGTCCACGGCCAGAGCCAATTCCCCTGCCAGCACCCTGCCCAAGCCCAGAGCCCTGCAGGCAGCCTTGGCGCAGCCCCAGCCCATGCTGGGGCCCAAATCCAGTTTCATACCCAGGAGACCTAGGCTGTCATGAGTCTAGTCCACACCGCCTAGACACCGAAGCTCCCTACTGTGGCCCATCCAGTTATAACCAGGGGCAAGAGAGTGGTGCTGGCTGTGGGCCTGGTGATGTGTTTCCAGAGAGAAGGGGTCAGGATGGCCATGGAGACCAAGGCAATGCCTATGCTGGAgtgaaaggggaagcaaagagtgcttatttttaa